The Neofelis nebulosa isolate mNeoNeb1 chromosome 1, mNeoNeb1.pri, whole genome shotgun sequence sequence GTACCCTATGGCTACGCCAGTCTACGGTTACACATGAGGGATTGGTGGGTTGAATGATAACTTTTCTTAAAACCAAGAAAGGTTTTCCCTTGAGGGGAATGAGGGGATCCGCTGAGAAAATGACAATGGGAGAAATAAGAGGAGGAAGTCGGAGTTTGCATGGCAAACAGTCTCTGGACGACTTTGTTCTCACCCCAAATGAGTAAGCATAAGGCTCTGTGGGGAGGCCATGCATAGCAGTTTATGGAGCTTCATCTGGCTTGTGCAATGCTTTACAATGTATTAGTTGCAAAATTTGAAAGCTCTgggcctgggggtgcctgggtggctcagtcggttaagcatccgacttcagctcaggtcatgatcttgcagtttgtgaactcaagtcccacgttgggctctgtgttgacagctcggagcctggaacctgcttcagattctgtgtctccctctctttctctgcccctcccctactcacactctgtgtgtctgtctctccctcaaaaataaataaacattaaaaaaaaaaaaacaaagcatacaGATTTCTagatttccagtttcttttgtaTTGTTGAAAACTATGCCCACACTAGGCTAAATTTCCAGCTGCCTCCTTTGGAGAGAGTCCATAATCTTCCAGCTCCCCATGGTCCTCAGCTTCCCTCGTGTCACACATGGATCAATTTACTCAGTTTTATACCCCAGCTAGTGGACCCTGCACACTTTGAGTTTGGTACCCTGCTCTGTGAACGCGAAGACACATTCCTATTTGAAAACATGTCTCCAGATGCCCTGAAAGATTTTTGAGGCTTCATGTTTTTTAAGTATCATGTTTGATAATATAGGAAAGTAACTTCTGGGAAATACAAGAAATTCCAGTGGGTCCCTCTCCTTGCATGGTTTTGCCAGAAGTAGCGTCTTTATGTCTCAGCATCTGAAGGCACCTTGGTCAGGCATTCTAGAACCATTTTTCCTATTCGGTTATAATGAAGACAGTAAATGTTGCTGATTTCTGATGTTTGAATAAGTAAGAAAAGAATACCTCTCCTCTTAAAATTTCACAGAGAAAATTCTCCCCATATGCACtcaagtctttctttctttctttttttcttttcaaaaacttaCCAGTAATGGTCCTGACTTCTGGTTTCTTGGGTTCTGATCTCCTTAACTCTTTGGGCAACAAGTTGTTTTCGTTATGCCATTTTTTCAGACATTGTGGCTCGTGGATGGCAATGGATTTTGTTCCATATTCACGGCCACAAATGTAGCAGATGATTGTTGGTGGACGCCTAATCATTGCTGGCTACaagtaatataaaatatctgTTAGATAAAGTTTAGGTGTAGAAATTATACGTTAAAATTATAGTACATTCAAATTAGCTAgacaatcacattttttttttttttttttggtttttggttttctaaTTTCAACCAGTCAGGTAAATTGAACTTTTGTGGCACTTAAGAGAATAAACCATACCATCTGAGTGAGTGGGGTGTGTGTGAAGATGTGGGTTTGGGAGGATGATAGGAAATAAAGAAGAACTAACTAGAATTCTACAAACTGGCTTTTcttataaaatgtgttttctaatcTAATAATTATTGATTAATTATCTCCTGGTTATTCTCCATGCTAGGAGACTACAGAAATAAATCATGTCTGAATCATCTTTTCGCTAAACTCAGGCTCTAGTATGCCAATATCCCTGAGAATTATTGTTTATTGGAGAGTGTCATTGGAGAGTTTAGAACAGACATTGGGTACCCTCCCACATTCCCTTACACAGGGACAACTTCCTCTGGCAAGTACCTGTGACTCTCAGCCTTTTTTGACCTGGTCTAGGCTCCACCCATAGACAGGGCAGCTAATCAATCACAAGCAGCAGGTGGTGGATAAATAGCCACTTCCTTACTGAGGCTGATTCCACGCAGTGTTCCGTGGGATTGCAGCTCAGGTGCTCATTCACACACTGTACagacttccttctcttccctgtcttTCCTCCCACTACTTTACTGGggcttcctgggatcacctcccaaataaaccacTTGAATTCAAATCCTCAAATCCTTTACTTAGCATTTGTTTCTGGGAGGACTAAATCTAAGGAAGAGTTAAGGATAAAACAGAAAAGGTGTTTCTGCTTCTGTCCAGGGGATAGAAAGTTACAAGAAACATTGCTCCTGCTTAAGCAATTAGAACCAATCAGAGAACTTACAGAACCGTTATTTTTGAGCCCATTGGAGACTCACGGTTGCAAGGTAAGTTAATGAACTAGAAGAACTGCCTCAGTCTGAGAGTGCATCAGCACAACCAACACCTCCCATGCTCCAACCTTACAAGAATATGAGACAGTAGTTGTCTGCCACAGAGAAAAGGCAGGACAGGTGAGCATGAACCCTACTAAGAAGGAGCCATGCAGGAACTGTCTACATAAACCCTCCCATCCACCAGGTCTCACATCCAGTAACAGCGGATGGCAGTCTAACATTGGAGAGAGGCAGGACTGTTGAGAGAAATCTTCATCAATTCAAGAATGCAGGGCCTGCCTGGATCGGAAGGTGGAGCTGGAGAATTAGGCCTTGCACTGGGTACCAGATAAGAAGAGTCTACTGCTGATGGAGGTGTGGGACCTAAGGAGGAAGGGGGCAGTAGGAAGGACTCCCTCTGTGTTGCATGCATGAAGGGCCACAGCCTTCTACGGGTGCAGCAGGTGAACAGGGAACAGGCTTTTGGCTCCAGGCTTTATACTAAGTACAAAACAGAGGAAGCTTATCACTGGGAGAATTTAAAGCCTATAGTACATTGAACTGAACTAAAGCAGGGATGAAACATCGGAAAGAGATTGTCATAGAATTCTTAGATTTTCCttgaagtaattttttaaacatagaatGTGATATACTAAAGATGCAAATTTTATTCTCTACAGTAATCACAAAGTGCAAAGACACACAAAGAGGCTGAGTGAAGAATTCAACGGGGGAgataggatattttttaaaaatggtaagttAATCACTTgccaaagaaaaggaggaaggatgaATATAAGACCAACCAAGCAaccaacaaataaagaaaaagggcAAGAGGAACAAATAGAATTAAAACGCCAAGATGGTAGACTTAAATGCAAACATATCAATAATTGCAgcaaatataaatggactaaagaACATAATTAAAAGGCAAGGATTGACAGACTAGATAAAAAAACAGTATAGACAAAAAACAACTCtatgttgtttacaagaaacacattttatgaataaagaCACCAACATATGACAAGTAAAAGGATGGGGAAGAAGTCATGTAAACactaagcaaaagaaaactaGCATGGCTATATTAGTAACACAAATGAAGTGCAGAAGTTGGAAATATTTCTTCTAGTTGTGAAGATCAGGGAAAGCCTAAAGGAAGTGGCCCTTGAAGGATGGGTAGGATTTGGATCACAAGAAGGTTTTGGAGATGgaaaacagcatgagcaaagcCTCAGGGATAGGAACCCGAAGGCGAGTACAGAGAATAGcaactaatataaaatatttatattaataataacaaatagtTGCCTGGAATTTGGTGCAGCCTTGAGAACTAGAACCAGATAGTTCAGCTGCAGCCATGCTATGAATAACAAATACCATGCTAAGAGCTGGATTTCGTTTTGTAAATGAGTGGAAGCTGTTAAGCAGGGGAATACCCTATAATTTTACTTCAAGAAAATTAATCTGGCAATAATGTATCTCAAAGGGCAATCTCGCCAGCATACACCTTTGAGCATTCACAGCTCTGGGAGCAGGAAATCATGGATCCAAGAGAACATTAGTGGTGATGTCACTTGCAGAAAGCCGGAAACCTGGAAAGGGAGgttgggggaggagaaaaaatgGATTCTGTTCTGGACCTGTTGCATTTGATACACTAGTAGAATTTAAATGTAAGAACAGCCAAGACAGGAAAGACAGACGTGTCATTCAGAATTAATGGGTTTCAGAGCTATGCACACAGAGATGTTTAAAACCACAAAAACTCTAGAAAAGGCGTATATAGAGAATGTATGGAGGCAAAGTCCTGAGGGAATATCTACGGCAAAGAGATTGGGCATGGGAAATCACAGCCTAAAAAGATAAAGGTTCAATTTTGCAGTTAAAGAAACAGGCCATGGAGACAAAAGACTCCATTGAGAATTCTGCAAACACTTCCGGTTTCCAGAAAGGTGGCTTCATCAGCTCTGTCCAATGCCACTGTTAGTAACAGGGGCTTGAGAAAGGTCACTAGATTTGCTGGCCGGCAGATTTTATACCAGTGACTTCTAAGAGTTTAGCTTCAATAGAGGGAcaagaataaaaactaaactaTTACAAGCTAAAGATTAGGtcaaggaaacagaaatgtaCGTTCGAAAAGTCTGCAGAAAGGAAATTTGAGAGACGAGTAGAGTTGAAGAAgtgctttgttgttgttctagGGGTAGGAATGCCTCAGACAGAGAGAGCTGGTTAGGATGAAGAGAAGAGGGACAGTATGAGAACAAGGTTCTCAGACAAAGCAGGAGAAGATAGGATCTGGGATGTGATGGAGATGTTAGCCTCTGAGGAcagggaaaaaagatgaaatagagATGGGTTGTTAAGAAGTAAggcacaaggggcacctgggtggctccatgggttaagcatcagactcttgatttcagctcaggtcatgatctcacggttcccaggtttgaaccctgtgtcgggctctgtgctgatggcttggagcctgcctgggattctctctctttctctctccctttctctgcccctccctttttttctctttctctcaaaataaataacttaagaaaaaaagtgaagccTAAGCAGAGCTCCTGTAGGATGAACTTAGTCTTCTAAGTATGAGGCAAATCATTTTCAGAGAACGAAGAGATTCAGTTTCTGGGAAACAGACAGCAAAAATTACTGAaagtttttgcaaaaaaaaaaaaaaatctggaattcTCCTGGCACTGCAAAGAATGTGATACTGATTCAATTAGGGAATAATACTCACCAAATAATGGAAAGACCCGGTTAAGTTGAGCTGCAAGAAATTTCAGCGGAATGAAATGACCTTTTCCAGTGTGTTCATAAGTAGCACTAGGTGGTatgaaagcagaaacaaattTGAGTTGGTGGTGtggttctctctcccccaaaggAATAATCAgggtaaaataagtaaatcaggGTAACGAATCAGGGTAAAATATGTGCCTATTTTAGAATCAGCCAGCTTTTCACTAAAGCTGTTGGGGGTTATACCTGTAGTGGAAACAGAGCAAAATCAAAATAAGAAGGGAACACATTTCTGGTTTCTGCACACCTGAGCCGACGTGACAGATTCTAGAGGAGTAAAGCCACTAACATACACCAAGCAAAACGGAAAATGGAGTTACTCCTGAGAGGATccgtgtttttaaaaaagcacattatttgctagaggggaggtggggaggggatgggcgaaataaggtaaaggggattaagcgGTACAAACTTCAagtcataaaataagtaagtcatggaaatgaaaagtgaAGATTGGGAATATAGCTGGAAATACTGCAATCGTGTTGTATTGTGGCAGATGGTAACTATGCTTATCGGGGTGACTACTGAGACTACAGGCTTGTGAGctcactgtgttgtatacctgaagctaatataacattgtatatcagTGATACTTTGATAATTAAggaagagtaatttttttttaaaagcacatttgaggggcgcctgggtggcgcagtcggttaagcgtccgacttcagccaggtcacgatctcgcggtcagtgagttcgagccccgcgtcaggctctgggctgatggctcggagcctggagcctgtttccgattctgtgtctccctctctctctgcccctcccccgttcatgctctgtctctctctgtcccaaaaataaatttaaaaaaaacgttgaaaaaaaaaaaagaaaaaaaaatttaaataaaaaaaataaaaaataaaagcacatttgagggagaacatttttcttctattactCTATACTGAATTACGCCAATAAGTTACATTCATCAGAAAATGGCTAACTAGTTTTTAGCCATCTTCTTTATTAGCCATGTAATAGGGTCTAATGCCTGCAAAGTGACTTTAAAAGTATTTGAGGAATTCAAGatgtaagagaaaggataaagcTGAAGCAAGTCTTTTCAAAATACCCAAAAGTTCCTTACTATATTTTATAGGTTCATTTACTTGAAGATTAATTaaatacagggtttttttttttagtaaaaaaaaaatgagaagttcGTCTCTTCACTTTGAGAATAATGAATATTAATATTCCACATGGAAAGTATGAGCCAAAATCGAGTATTTAACCAAgcatataagcaaaataaatggcACGGGTCATTAATGAAGACATTCACGTCACATCGTCAGAAGGTTTcttttggaaggaaaaatgagaagaaaacaggcagatgCGGAGGCCAGAAGACAAGCACAAAATAACTTAAAGGGATGTGGGAGAAAATTAATACCATAAAAGGGCTAAGATGTTCtatattatattttccaaagctTGCTCCATGCGCTATATTTGTGGTTGAACTGCATTTGAACCTGCAGTTCACTCCATGTTCTTAGGTTTTCAACATTTTACTCCTAAGCCTGCTCTCAGCTGAAGAGAAAAATGCATCCCCCGGGGCGCGGACCGGAGATAAGagaacctcttttatttttcattagtttcACGATTGTCAGTCTGAAACTTGCAAAGAAGGCTGAACCATCTCTATCTTGCCTTCACAGCCACAGGGTTCGCTCTTCAACCTCTTTCTCTGGTGTTTTGAgatggaggtgggtgtggggaaggtggagaggggaaacagagacaggagccccctcctccacccccacccccgccgaaAGGGCAGAAGGCCCTTCTTGGCTAATGAGCTAAGGTGATAGGgcacagcagagagaggaggcagaggcaggcaggcaggtttGCCCTGTGCGCAGGGCTGTCTACACCTGGGACCTTGCCAAGGCCACGGATTCCAGGAAACTGTAATCAAAGGAAGGCAAAGAGGAAGCCGATAAGTCTAAAGTTCCCGCAGAGCGAAGGGTTAGATCAACAGTTTTTCCTGTCAACATTTCAGATATTTCTGGGGTGAGGCGTTGCTTTTTTAACATCGAggtaaaagatttttttgaagaaGTTCATCTCTGAATCTGTATAAGCACTTTCAGGTGTGAACtcttttatgggggggggggcacctaaATGCCCCCTCCCTGAAGGTTATTAGCGCTCATCAcgattttgcttttgcttcctacTTTCCTGGGAAAGTCTCCCAAGGCTGGATGTGGACAGAGGTGCTTGAACACTTCAGGGAAGCTTTTAgatgtgtgtatttcttttaacTTGAATCCACTAACTTTCATATGTTTCCAATCATTTTGCTGGCCACTATTggcattatcattttattttccatgcatttttccccctccttttttgttAATGTCTTCTCTCTGTCGGGAACACTTCATGTTCAATCTTTCAG is a genomic window containing:
- the ZNF475 gene encoding zinc finger protein 474 isoform X7 — its product is MIRRPPTIICYICGREYGTKSIAIHEPQCLKKWHNENNLLPKELRRSEPKKPEVRTITAKGFYDLDALNEAAWTSALSQLVPCNICGRTFLPDRLIVHQRSCKPKVAK